The genomic stretch AGGGTCAGCCGGTGCAGGCGAGCGCGGCCAGCCACGGCTGCCCGGCCGCGGTGTTTCGCGGCATCAACGTCGTCGACACCGGAGGTCGGGACGGGTGAGCGGGATCCAGGACGCCCTGGAGGCGGCGCTGCGGCACCGGCGCGACGCCGACGAGCTGCTGCTGATCGCCGACGAGACGGCCGCCGCGCACCTGCGCTGGGCGGGCAACGCGCTGACCACCAACGGCAGCGTCCGGTCCCGCCGGGTGACGGCGGTGGCGGTACGCGACGGCGCGGCCGGCGTACACGTCGGGCTGGTCGGGCACGGCGGCGCGCTCGGCGACGCGCTGCCCGGCCTGGTGCGCGCGGCCGAGCGGGCCGCCCGCGACGCGCCACCCGCCGCCGACGCGGCGTCGCTGCCCGAGCCGTGGCGGACGCCGTCCTGGTCGCAGCCGCCCGGCGGCGCCTCGGTCGACGCGTTCCGGGACGTGCTGCCCGGCCTGGCCGACGCGTTCGCGGCGGCCGGACGGCGGCGGCTCTACGGCTACACCGAGCACCGGGTGGTCACCACCTACCTCGCCGCGTCGACCGGCGCCCGCCTGCGCCACCCGCAGTCCACCGGCCTGTTCGACCTGAGCGTGCGCGACGGCGACGACTCGGCCTGGGCCGGTGTGACGGCGCCCGACCTGACCGGGCTGGACGTGCCGGCGCTCGCCGCGGACCTGTCCGCGACGCTGGCGCGACCGGGCCGCCGGGTCGAACTGCCGCCGGGACGCTACGAGGTGCTGCTCACCCCGGGCTGCGTGGCCGACCTGATGCTGCACCTCTACCTGGCCGCCGGGGCGCGCGGCGCGCTGGACGGGCGCACCGCGTTCAGCCGCCCGGACGGCCGCCTGCCGCTCGGCGAGCGCCTCACCACGCTGCCGCTGACGCTGCGCAGCGACCCGGACCACCCGCTGCTGCCCTGCGCGCCGTTCACCGTCAGCCGGGGCACCGACGACCTGACCGCCGTGGTCGACAACGGGCTGCCGCTGCGTCCGACCCGCTGGATCGACGAGGGCGTGCTGACCGCGCTGGTGCAGACCCGGTACACCGCCGCGCGGACCGGCGCGCCGCTCACCTCAATGGTGGACAACCTGGTGCTGGAGGGCGGGCCGGACGCGCCGACGCTGCCCGAGATGGTGCGCTCCACCCGGCGCGGCCTGCTGCTCACCTCGCTGTGGTACCTGCGCGACGTCGACCCGGCGTCGCTGCTGCTGACCGGCCTCACCCGCGACGGCGTGCGGCTGGTGGAGGACGGCGAGATCGTCGGCACGGTGCACAACTTCCGGTTCAACGAGAGCCCGCTGTCGCTGCTGGCCCGGGCCACCGAGGCCGGGCAGCCGGTGCCGGCGCTGCCCCGGGAGTGGGGCGACTACTTCACCCGGATGGTGATGCCGCCGCTGCGGGTGCCGGACTTCCTGATGTCGGCGGTCAGCCCGGCGACGTAAACAGCGCGGCGAACCGGTCCAGCGTGCGCCGGTCGTACACGAGTTGCTTCTGCGGCGGGTACGGACGCCGTGGCGGCGGCACGTACCCGGGCTCGCCGCGCCGG from Micromonospora craniellae encodes the following:
- a CDS encoding metallopeptidase TldD-related protein, with product MSGIQDALEAALRHRRDADELLLIADETAAAHLRWAGNALTTNGSVRSRRVTAVAVRDGAAGVHVGLVGHGGALGDALPGLVRAAERAARDAPPAADAASLPEPWRTPSWSQPPGGASVDAFRDVLPGLADAFAAAGRRRLYGYTEHRVVTTYLAASTGARLRHPQSTGLFDLSVRDGDDSAWAGVTAPDLTGLDVPALAADLSATLARPGRRVELPPGRYEVLLTPGCVADLMLHLYLAAGARGALDGRTAFSRPDGRLPLGERLTTLPLTLRSDPDHPLLPCAPFTVSRGTDDLTAVVDNGLPLRPTRWIDEGVLTALVQTRYTAARTGAPLTSMVDNLVLEGGPDAPTLPEMVRSTRRGLLLTSLWYLRDVDPASLLLTGLTRDGVRLVEDGEIVGTVHNFRFNESPLSLLARATEAGQPVPALPREWGDYFTRMVMPPLRVPDFLMSAVSPAT